The DNA window TTCCAGTTCGAGCCAAATCTGCTTCGGATCCAGCCGGGCGACGCCGTTCACTTCATCGCCAAGGATAAAGGACATGACGTCGTGTCGATACCCGGCATGATTCCCGACGGGGCGGAGCCCTTCAAGGGCGAAATGAACAAAGATCTCACGGTTACGTTTTCGAAACCGGGTGTCTATGGCGTTGAATGCCAGCCGCACTATGGGATGGGGATGGTTGCTCTAATTGTCGTGGGTGATCCGGCATCCAATCTGGCGAAAGCTCAGGCCGTTTCGCAGCCCGGGAAAGCGAAGCCGGCATTTGCCAAATTGTTCGAAGAGATTGCCAAATAGAGATGGCTGCCCATCATGAGATGTCGCCGGAGTGTAGCGGTATCGTTCGCGCGAGATGTTCCAGGAGTTCGCGATGTGTGTTTCCGGCGTGCCGCTGCTCGCGAACATGACGGAGTTCGGGAAGACGCTGTTTTTCACTGCGTCCGGGTTCGGGGCCATGGGTTACCGCCGGGTGATTATGCGATTGTCTCCGACATAATCCATTCCGACGCAACCAAGCCGGCCCAACCGATCCGCACCCGCAAGGGTCTCGCCGGTCGAGGTCGTGCAGGCGCGCGTCTCTCGCCGGTGAAAACACCTAATCGGGAAGCAATCGCTTCTTATACGCGGAGGAGTCCATGTCGCGAATATCGACGCTCAGGCTTTTTGTTCGAGGCAGCATCTTCGACAAACTCGTGCGCAAGCTCTCGCTCAATTTCA is part of the Bradyrhizobium canariense genome and encodes:
- a CDS encoding pseudoazurin, with the translated sequence MVVSKLGAAVLAALALTGAASHAAEFEMNTLNMNAHGMFQFEPNLLRIQPGDAVHFIAKDKGHDVVSIPGMIPDGAEPFKGEMNKDLTVTFSKPGVYGVECQPHYGMGMVALIVVGDPASNLAKAQAVSQPGKAKPAFAKLFEEIAK